CGCTGCCATTCTTCGGCGATGACATGGATGTAGCGATAGGTGAACAGCAACAGAAAAACGAGTTTATCCGGAAGGCGCAATTGGTGCAAGCCGCGGCCGATTTCAGGTATGCTGGATGTGGCCAGCAAAACCACGAGAAATCCGGTAATGGCATTGGCCTTGAGGGTGATGGCCAAGCACAGAAGCAGCCCGTCGCTGCTGAGTTGCCAGGTGTGCGGAGCCCATATGTGCTCTTGGCCATAGGTCCACGGCAGGACCATCCAGAGAAAGAGGAGGAAAAGGTTCACGGCGGCGAAGCGTTTCGCGAGGTCGCGCCAGGGAAGTTGGGCGGCGAACAGGGCTGTCGCGGCACCGCCGGTGGCCAGGATCAGTGGCGGAAAGGATTGGCACAGGGCAATAGCCCAGGCTACAGCCGCCGCGGAAAGGATTTTGGCCCGAGGGTCGCGGCGGTGGAAAAAGGAATGGCCGTGGTGTAATGTTTCCTGAAGCACGCAGAAACGATAGGTTTTTTAG
The sequence above is drawn from the Desulfohalobium retbaense DSM 5692 genome and encodes:
- the cbiQ gene encoding cobalt ECF transporter T component CbiQ, whose protein sequence is MLQETLHHGHSFFHRRDPRAKILSAAAVAWAIALCQSFPPLILATGGAATALFAAQLPWRDLAKRFAAVNLFLLFLWMVLPWTYGQEHIWAPHTWQLSSDGLLLCLAITLKANAITGFLVVLLATSSIPEIGRGLHQLRLPDKLVFLLLFTYRYIHVIAEEWQRLFRAAQLRGFSPGTNRRTYTTLGHMLSQVFVRSFDRSQRIYQAMLLRGFTGRFHPLTASLMRPADWILALSCIALAGGLVGWEVLLRG